CCGTTGATTTAGCCCGAAGCATTGGACCAAAAACAAAAGTTTTAATTCTTAACTACCCTAGTAATCCGACTGGTGCTACTTATACTCAAGGGGAACTGGAAGAAATTTATAAGGTTATTGAGGGTAATAACATTTTTGTCATTAGCGATGAGATATATGAGGTTTTGACCTATGATTCCCAAAAGCATAGTAGCTTTGCAGCTTGCTCTTCAGCTGCTAGTCGGACGATAACCGTTAATGGGTTTTCAAAGACTTTTTCAATGACTGGATGGCGTTTGGGTTATTTGGCCGGTCCAGTTGAAATAATTAATCAAGCTTCAAAAATAATTGATCACACCACTTCTTGTGCTTGCGCTATATCACAGAGGGCAGCCTTGGCAGCCCTCGGGAATAAAGAATGGCTGAAAGAGGTTAAGAAAATATTTCAGGAACGTAGGGATATTTTCTTGCATGGTCTTGAGCAGTTGCCTAAACTTAAACCAATTAAACCCGAGGGAACTTTTTATCTTTTTTGTGATATCCGTCCATCAGGTTTAGATTCCTTTGATTTTGCAACTCAACTTCTTGAGAAACATTTAGTTTCTTGCATTCCAGCCGATCCTTTTGGCAAACCCGGATTTTTGCGAATGAGCTTTGCAACTAGCAAAGAACAGATTAATAAGGGTCTTGAAAGAATTAAGAAGTTTTTATCAGAAATTTAGAAATTAATCATGACTAAGACAATAATTGAGAAAATTCTTTCTCAACATGCTGGGAAAAGCCTTCAGGCTCAAGATGTGGCTATTTGCAAGGTTGATTTTTGCTTTTCTCAGGACGGAACAACTTCCTTGGTCGTCGACAGCCTTAAAGCTTCTAAAGGAAAACTTTGCAATTCTAAAAAATATGCAATGTTTATTGATCACTCGAGTCCATCTCCTAGCTTAGGTGTGTCTCGAGTACATTCAGGTATGCGTAATTTTAGCAGACAAAATAACAATTTATTTTTTGATGTTGGTTGTGGAATTTCACATCAGCTAGTTATTGAAAAGGGGTTTGCTTATCCAGGAGCACTCATCCTAGGGGCTGATTCTCATACCTCAACTGCTGGAGCATTGGGTGCGGCTGCTTTTGGAGTTGGTTCTACTGATTTGGCAGTTGCCCTGACAACCGGGAAAAATTGGTTTAAAGTTCCTGAAACGATAAAGATAATTATTAAAGGAAAAATTCCCCAAGGAGTCTATGCTAAAGATATTATTCTGCATATTATTCATAAGCTAGGCGCTAATG
Above is a window of Candidatus Omnitrophota bacterium DNA encoding:
- a CDS encoding pyridoxal phosphate-dependent aminotransferase; the encoded protein is MINPHVTALNKSATLKITALTKKLIREGKDVVNFAAGEPDFDTPEFIKAAAKKAIDEGFTKYTPSCGLPALREAIATKLSQENQIPTKAENVIVTSGAKYALYVALTTLLTKDDEVIIPSPHWVSYPEMVELAGATTKYLLTNEADNFKINPVDLARSIGPKTKVLILNYPSNPTGATYTQGELEEIYKVIEGNNIFVISDEIYEVLTYDSQKHSSFAACSSAASRTITVNGFSKTFSMTGWRLGYLAGPVEIINQASKIIDHTTSCACAISQRAALAALGNKEWLKEVKKIFQERRDIFLHGLEQLPKLKPIKPEGTFYLFCDIRPSGLDSFDFATQLLEKHLVSCIPADPFGKPGFLRMSFATSKEQINKGLERIKKFLSEI